AATGTTACTCCCGCTGACCCGGCTAACCCCGACTCCATGGAGATGATTACCCAGGAGGCTGGTGGTGTATGGTACCCCAACTCGTCCTTCAAGACTGCCCAAGCTCTTCGTGACTTCAACAACGGTGAGCAGCTTCCCGTCATGATCCTGGCCAACTGGAGAGGTTTCTCTGGTGGACAGCGCGACATGTTCAACGAGGTCCTCAAGTACGGTTCCTACATTGTCGATGCTCTTGTCAAGTACGAACAGCCTATCTTCGTCTACATTCCTCCCTTCGGTGAACTCCGTGGTGGCTCTTGGGTCGTTGTTGATCCCACTATCAATCCCGAGCAGATGGAGATGTACGCCGACGAGGAGTCTCGCGGTGGTATTTTGGAACCTGAGGGTATTGTCAACATCAAGTTCCGTCGCGacaagcagctggagaccaTGGCTCGCCTGGATCCCACTTACGGAGAACTTCGCCGTGCGGCTCAAGTCAAGAACATCAGCAAGGAGAGGCTTTCCGAGGTCAAGGACAAGATGGCTGCCCGCGAAGAGCAGCTCCTTCCTGTCTACATGCAAGTTGCTCTGCAATTCGCTGATCTGCACGACCGCACTGGTCGCATGCAAGCCAAGAACACTATCCGCCAGTCCCTCACCCTGAAGAACGCTCGCCGCTTCTTCTACTGGCGTGTGCGCCGCCGTATCAGCGAAGAAGCCATCCTCAAGCGTATGCTCGACGCGgctccttctcccatccAAGGTGAACCCAGCGGAGCCATCGCGAAGGATAGCACCCCGGCTTCCTCCAACGACTCTCCCCGTGACACACACCTCCGCACTTTGCAATCGTGGACCCCCTtctccgaggaagaagtcgagaACAACGACCAGGGTGTTACCACATGGTACGAAGACAACAAGGAGATCATCCGCGAGAAGATCGAGTCTCTCAAGTCCCAATCCCTGGCTTCCCACATCTCCGACCTGCTTTTCAGCAACCGCGATGGCAGTCTGCAGGGTATCCAGCAGGCTCTGAGCATTCTCCctgtcgaggagaaggaggccgTGCTCAAGTACCTCGGATCCAGCTAGATCTGAAGTGTCTGTCTATAGAGAATTTTGGAAGAAAAAGCTGCTTCTACCATTAtttttctgctttcttcCGTTAATTACTACCCTGTTTCCAAGCGTGTCAATTTCTTATATCTTCCGACCCAGATTTTTTTGATATGTATGATGATTCATTGATTTCCAATGATTTGTTTTCCTTATTGTTTTGAGCTTGACTGGGTTAGAAGGCATTTGATATGGTATGGTTTGGTTGTTTCTGTTGCATATAGTCTTTGATCATTAGCTTTTCATTTGATGAATCTTTCATGAACTTCATTCCTTGAGTAGATTTTCGTAGTTTATCGGCCCAGTTTATAAATCATTTTGGTAGAAGTGTAGAAGGAAGACGACTTAAGGCCTCACCTCCTGATGCAACAGCCCCTCGTCCAAACCCACAAGTACGCGCCCAAATGGAGTGGTAGTTTTCTGACATTTGGCATGGACAGAATAGCTTCAATTGTAAAGAATTTCAAGCGTCAATAAAGTACATTCTTATTTTCGTCCTGCTTTTTAGACGCGCATCTATTAAACGCAGTCCGGGGATGACAGGTCCAAACTCCAAAGGATGAAATTGATCGCTGGCGCGTTATTTAGTTACTTTCCCCCGATAAGGCAAGCCCATATAAACCCCCCTAATCCCAATACTTCCTCCGTCAttccatttcttttttaacCCcccttgcttctttcttcatCGTAGCCGTACGCAAGATACCCAATACAGATTACAGCGAGCGTTTACATGATTCCCGCCGTGACAAACCCACCATGGTCTTCACCTTCCAAGACGCCCTAGAGGAAATCAACCACTACGGCGTCTTTCTCTCCCCCAAAACCATCGGCCAGCTACAGGACAGAGTCAAGGCCGTGAACTCTGGAACTGCGAGTGCCGGCCCCTCACTCTCCAAGAAACGCGCTATCTCCATCTcagactccgactccgacttACTCTCGGACAAAGAAAACAATACCGCGCCCAACGGCGCAGATATCtacgaagcagaagaagaagatgaggatgacatCGACTTGGACGACGACCGCCTCGCAACCCCGAAATGGAGCTGCGGGCAACTCCGCGCCAAGATCCGCAAGTTCGTCGCAACGGACAAAGTGATGAAAGTCAGCGAGTTCCAGAAGGCCATTGGGGTGTCGGGGAAATCGTACTACGCGTTCATGAAGCAGCATGGGACGTGGGAGGGGGCTGAGTCGCATTCGTTTGTTAATGCGCATCGGTTTTTTATGAAGAGGGAGCTACTTGGACTTGATAAAAAGGGGAAGGGTAAGGGGAAGGGTAAGGGGAAAGACGAGGGGAAAGAgcccgcgaagaagaaatccaaGACGGAGGCTGCATCGCTTAAGAATGCGAAGGAGGCTGCGTTTGCTGCAAAGTATGATGTTAGCTCTATTTCGCTGCCTGGTGAAGCACAGGGCGAGGTAGCGGTCTACGACCAGTGCGATGAGAtccggaagaagatcaaagcCGTTTTGCGCGATCCGGACATGACGCGGGCTGCATTCTGCAGGGAAATCTCGAAGACGTGGCCGGATCGAGCAGCCAATCTTAAGGAAAACGCATTGCAGGGGACGACGCTGGGGTCATTTCTTTCGAAGAAGGGCTCGCGCGAGGGACGAACGAGCTTGGTTTTCTATGCCTCGTATGTGCTTTTTGAGAAGCTGAGGATTCGTGGTGGAAAGCCCAAGACACAGTTCagggaggaaatggaggataTTTGGGGGCCCAGGGGTTTTGATATTTGGACGTCGACAAGTACAAGGTATCTtacgacgaagaagatgaatatCTACTCTGATGAGTATGGACAGGTTAGGGTAGGTTGATTGGTTGGCAATGTATTTAGGGGATTTTGGGCTGTACATTATGTTTTTCATTAAGGTCCTATACATAGTTGTTTGTTATTGGAGTTTTATCCTAAACGTGTTTCAATCAGGTCTCTTAAAATATCCGAAACAGTATATCAAGTTCCAATAAATGGTTATTCATTATTAAATCGTATCAAAATGTGCAGACAGGGGGTATTATTTCAGTGCGTTCCGGTCATGAAAAATAAGAGTCGAGGGGTGGAAAGAGCAGAGGCCACGACAGGGTCATGTAGTAGATATGATATATACATGGGAAAGGAggagtgagagtgagatAAAGCATCGAGGTGGTTTGGAGCGTAAAAGAACAAGACTAGGCAAGCTGTCTTTCCAGACTGCGTCCTGGTCCAGGAGTAAGGATAGGTGGTAGGCTTTGGTATGGATTCCTGAGTCCACGACTGGTGTGTACAGGGGCCACGCTTTGGTCGTCAATGCGCAGTTGTCGGTTAAGGTCGACAGGAAGTTGATCAGGCAATGGCAGTGGAGACTGGTATCTTGGGTTCTGGGGAATATGCGAGTGCTGCATGGCGAATGCAAGGGACTCGTCGGGCCTTCCCGGGAGCGTCACGTTCGATGCTTGCAGGGTGCGGGCGATGTCTTCAAGTAGGACCTCCATCGGGGCGATGTAAGCTGTTTGGCTTTTCTCGGACCATGCTAGAACAGCACCGCAAACGCGGCCGGTCGATTTTTCAAAGACCCAAGCGCCAGAATCACCGGGAACTGAAAAGCAAAAGGTCAGCATGAGACAAGGAAAGGGATTGAAGTTGTTGGTGAGCTGCACTCACTCACCTCCAAAGTTTCCTTCCACTCCGAAGCTCGTGGAGAAGGTATGCCGGCCGTGGAGTTTCACTATTGTCATCGCCTTCGAGATCTGCCCTGTTTGCAAACCGCTAGTTCGTCCACAGCAGTGAACGTTGAGGCCGCCAAGATCTTCTAGGCGTGCGACATCGTTCAAGACAATGGGATCTCGCTGCTGTGGCGGAATTGGCTCCCCAAGCCTTTGTCTCGCTCGAGCGACTGCAGAGAGGGAGGGTTTATCATAGACAATATTTCGTGCGTCCAAACGATCCTGGTTAATGTTGATCAGAGCCCAGTCGATTTCATGTTTGAGACCATTTCGCGTCCAACGTCGAACACCCGAGGAAGCGTGAACGTACCCGAAGGAGTGGGAAGCGAGATGTTCATCATCCCGATCTTCGGGGCTTGGAAAAAAATCGTCACGGACATCATCAATGGCGGGCTGGGTTACGAAGAGCATGGGATCATCTGTAGGTTCGATGCCAGCCGTGTCCCCAATTGACGCTgcgtcatcgtcatcatacGCATACTCatcatcgccctcgtcggATGAATATCCATCAGAGAGAGCAAAGTCATCGTAGTAATCgtcaccatcttcatcatcggaTATCTCGAACTCGAGACTATGCTCAGATGCGTCATCGGCCCATGTGTACATGAGCTGTGGATCTTGAGGAGCAGGTTGCCGACACCAATTTGCGGCTGATCGAAGAGGGGCGTCATTCACAGCTTCATGAAGATCTTCggcgtcctcatcatcactggGAGCCTCGAGCATGTGGTGAACTGTCATACCATAGGGGACACCATCGACGAGAATGGCACCACCATACGAGACAGGAGGGAGATGCTCATCGTTCATGAATGCACCGATGGATGCACCGCAAAGAGGGCGTTGTTGATAACAAGGATTAGGGTCctgtggtggaggaggggctTCGATTGTGCTCTGGGGCCCGGTCTTTGCGGGCCGACGACGCTTCTTTTTCGGTACTTTTGAGCGTTCAATGTCTCCGCGAAGCACGAGCAAATCCCAATCTTCTCTTTCAAGTGGGAAgtacttcttcaacgccgctCTAACCTTTTTCACGCTGGCACATGTCACACAGATTGTGGTTCTGGCATTTTCTAAGCCATCACCGGTCATCATAAGAGTGACACCGCAGGATTCGGACGAATccttcaagatcttctgcAGGAGCTTCCTCAATCGAGGTAACATCTGGAAATTCCACTCCTTGAGGTGACTTTCTGGTATTTCGACAGTAGTGAGTTTCTTGAAGGTAcgcttcttcatcctcctttCGTCCATTCCAACCTTCATCAATTTCATCTCAGGAGCAGGAGCTACAGGCAGTGGCTGCGCAAATTGGGTTACCTGCTCGGGCCCGTGATAGTCCCGTGCAGCCTGTTTCGCAGCGTCCGCCTCTGACCCAGGAACAAGGGCCAGGGGTAGACAGTCATCTAACTCCTCGGCCCCGGGGGCCGAAAAGATGTCAATTCTGCAACATGACCAAGCAATTTTGCACAACGTGTAGATGAAGTTCATGGAAAATGAAAAGATCCCATCCGGCGCTGAAAGGTCCAAAACCGGGTAGTGGAAGGTCTGAGGTATCCTCAGGTTGAAATCAGCGGCAGGCTGGGTCGAGAGATGAAAATTGGGAGCATCCAGACATAGCTGAACCACGTGAATGTAAGCGCTGCCGCACTTGGgtcccagcttcttcaaataCATACTTTCTACCCTCTGCTTGAAGATAGAATTGTTGTATTTCAGCTTCCACAGGCGGCTGATTGGAGTCCATAGACCGATTTCCATCAGGACCAGCCCGAGAGAGTAGAGGTCATAGGACCAGgcggcatcatcctcgattACCCTTTTATCGTCGGGATGGCGGTACATACTGGCGGAAAGGGGTTCGGGAGATGGGTTGTTACCAGAAAACTGAGCAAAGGATGTGAGGTAAGGACGGCGAAGATTTTCTGTCAAACCAACTTCGTCCTGATTCGAGTTTGTCAGGCCGGGGAATATGAGAacgttgttgctgttgatattTCCGTGAACAAGGTTCTGACTCCTGAGCTGCAATACAGCCATGAGGAGGTCGTATGCTAAGCGAAACCTAGTTTCCAAGCTTGGGATAGGATAGTCTTCGCCCGACTGGAGGAGCGATACCAATGGCTTGGGCTTTAATCCATTCAAGAGATCTGTAGGATtctggaggaatgggaagtAATGGACGGGCATCTGGTAGACGAAGGCGTAACGAGAGTTGGCGCGGTCGAGATAGTACCCAACTAAGTTCAATAGACCGAGGTGGGAAACTCGTGAATTCTGAACCAGCTGTTCAAGGGTCTGATGCACATTATCTAGCCGCGCATCCCCAGGGTAAGGAGCGTTAGAGGACGAATCGAGGACCATTGGGGTATATTCAACGAGAATGCTGATTGTAGAATCCTTGATTTTGTGGGGATATGGTAAAGCTGAGGTCTTCATCCGGCCGAGGACTCGAGAATTCGTGGATGCAGCCACCATTTCATATGGAGGCGGGTTGTTATCGTGGGAAGCACCGGTCAGTTGCAGTGCTGACCGGTCAATGAGATAGCTCCTTGACTCGGCTGAGAGCTTACTGAAAGCCCTCTCCAACTTGGGGTGCTCGAAAACGGGTGATTGTGTGATGGCATGGAGACTGGTAAAAGGAGAGTATTCAAATGCTTCCTTTGACTTCGGAGAGCTTTGATACCTCTGCGCACTATCAAAAGATGCGCCATGATACGACTTGGAGTCCTTTGTGAGGCCGGAATCCCCACCAGGGCTGGCGGCGTGGGGGGCAGGGTACGACCGAGTACGGGGTTTCCCTGAAGACTGCGCGCTGGCAGTCATGTCGCGGCGCTCGCGAGAAAGGTCATAAAGCACGTCGATGCATGCGGTCAGATCGTTGAGGAGGGTCTTGGAGCGACTGATCTCAGCATTGGTCCAATTGGTTTTGGACGGGAAACTGTCGAGACCATTTGCTGCAGGAGACTCCGCTTTACCTCCTTTAGAAGGTAAATCAGAAGCGCCCTTATTCTGCAGGCGTTCAGCCTCGCCGAGAAGGTCTTGGATCGACGACATCACACTTTCCACGACGTCGCTGAATCCAGCCTGCGTCAGCGATTCGTCTATATCGTTTGGCTGAGCGGCACTCGCATCGCTCCAGTCCAGACCCCATGCCAGAAGCCGATCTCGCTGCGTCTTGAAAttgcggtggatggagaggagctCGGGATTGTCGACggcattggcggcggtggtgacGCTCTCACAAGATGTCTTGGTGTCGGTGTACATCTTTGtgaggcggcgctggaggtACGAGCCCCCATGGCGCGGGAGGACGGACATGTTCTTGGCGGGAGGGCGAGCCCGGCGGCGACGACTCGAGCAGCTGCGGAGGGCGGTGGGATAGGGTTGGTTTCAGAACATTTCAAGGGCGAGCGCTCGTTGAGAGTCgatgaggccgagaagagCAGGGAATTAGGAGCAGAGCAGCGACGGTGACAGATGAGAAAACGAGGAGCAGACTGCAAGAGAGGAACGGGTGCGAATAAGAATAGCAAGTGGGAGGGAATTCTGTTGCCTAACCAATAGGGAGTGGCGAGTGCTGCAAAGCCTCATCGCCAAGCCACAGATCTGTGACAATCACGTGGCAGGCAACCACTTTGCTGCACCTGACTCAGCACGCATCCCCCGCACTCTCCAGGATTCATCTCATGATTCAGTATCACATCGAGTCAGTGTACTTCCAGTCTTCTACTCACTGGCTAACCTCTGCCATTGCAGGCGTCTAACTGGCTTCAAAAATCAGTAATTCAAGGTCTATCACCTGCAACATCCATACACCGCTTCCACTGCGAGATTGATGGATGAATGCGGAAGTGCGGATCGATTTCCCGGGACCATATCCGTTGCTGCAGCGCAACAGGCAGAACTGTTCCAACTTCACACACATGCCATTACGAACAATAAAGTAAACACTTGATCTAACGACCCAGCCAGTCAAGAAACTCGTGCCGGTCTGAAGGATCACCTGTTTCTAAATTCAACACAAGATGACTGCGACAGTGGAAGTGAGATGCGCACACACTACAGAAGCATATCGAACACGGCCCAGCCTGTCAGTTAACTTGTGGGTCTGAACCTTTCAGACGCGTCATCTCGAACCGATAATTGGAGCCTGCCGACCAGAAAAAGCTTATATGGACAAGTCTCGTTCATTCATGCCTATCATTGCCGTTCTCCAGCCAACCAGAATGTATCAGCCTAGCCTCGAATCATGCACACCTAACAAGGCCCCCATATTAAAGCCTTGCTGCAGAGCTCTGGCCAGCCTGCGCTGCCGCTGCACAACCGGCTCTCCGCCCAAATACAGCCCCGGATGTTAGGCCACTGCCTCCGGGATAGTTGTCGTAGAACAGACCTCCCAGCATTTCGCCGGCGCAGTATAAGCCAGGCACGGGTGAATTGGTAGCCGACGAAATGACGCCCGCAGTCTGATGGTCAACCTCCAGCC
This region of Aspergillus puulaauensis MK2 DNA, chromosome 5, nearly complete sequence genomic DNA includes:
- a CDS encoding uncharacterized protein (COG:S;~EggNog:ENOG410PH2D;~InterPro:IPR000719,IPR011009,IPR029498;~PFAM:PF14479;~go_function: GO:0004672 - protein kinase activity [Evidence IEA];~go_function: GO:0005524 - ATP binding [Evidence IEA];~go_process: GO:0006468 - protein phosphorylation [Evidence IEA]), which codes for MSVLPRHGGSYLQRRLTKMYTDTKTSCESVTTAANAVDNPELLSIHRNFKTQRDRLLAWGLDWSDASAAQPNDIDESLTQAGFSDVVESVMSSIQDLLGEAERLQNKGASDLPSKGGKAESPAANGLDSFPSKTNWTNAEISRSKTLLNDLTACIDVLYDLSRERRDMTASAQSSGKPRTRSYPAPHAASPGGDSGLTKDSKSYHGASFDSAQRYQSSPKSKEAFEYSPFTSLHAITQSPVFEHPKLERAFSKLSAESRSYLIDRSALQLTGASHDNNPPPYEMVAASTNSRVLGRMKTSALPYPHKIKDSTISILVEYTPMVLDSSSNAPYPGDARLDNVHQTLEQLVQNSRVSHLGLLNLVGYYLDRANSRYAFVYQMPVHYFPFLQNPTDLLNGLKPKPLVSLLQSGEDYPIPSLETRFRLAYDLLMAVLQLRSQNLVHGNINSNNVLIFPGLTNSNQDEVGLTENLRRPYLTSFAQFSGNNPSPEPLSASMYRHPDDKRVIEDDAAWSYDLYSLGLVLMEIGLWTPISRLWKLKYNNSIFKQRVESMYLKKLGPKCGSAYIHVVQLCLDAPNFHLSTQPAADFNLRIPQTFHYPVLDLSAPDGIFSFSMNFIYTLCKIAWSCCRIDIFSAPGAEELDDCLPLALVPGSEADAAKQAARDYHGPEQVTQFAQPLPVAPAPEMKLMKVGMDERRMKKRTFKKLTTVEIPESHLKEWNFQMLPRLRKLLQKILKDSSESCGVTLMMTGDGLENARTTICVTCASVKKVRAALKKYFPLEREDWDLLVLRGDIERSKVPKKKRRRPAKTGPQSTIEAPPPPQDPNPCYQQRPLCGASIGAFMNDEHLPPVSYGGAILVDGVPYGMTVHHMLEAPSDDEDAEDLHEAVNDAPLRSAANWCRQPAPQDPQLMYTWADDASEHSLEFEISDDEDGDDYYDDFALSDGYSSDEGDDEYAYDDDDAASIGDTAGIEPTDDPMLFVTQPAIDDVRDDFFPSPEDRDDEHLASHSFGYVHASSGVRRWTRNGLKHEIDWALININQDRLDARNIVYDKPSLSAVARARQRLGEPIPPQQRDPIVLNDVARLEDLGGLNVHCCGRTSGLQTGQISKAMTIVKLHGRHTFSTSFGVEGNFGVPGDSGAWVFEKSTGRVCGAVLAWSEKSQTAYIAPMEVLLEDIARTLQASNVTLPGRPDESLAFAMQHSHIPQNPRYQSPLPLPDQLPVDLNRQLRIDDQSVAPVHTSRGLRNPYQSLPPILTPGPGRSLERQLA
- a CDS encoding uncharacterized protein (COG:S;~EggNog:ENOG410QEDF) gives rise to the protein MVFTFQDALEEINHYGVFLSPKTIGQLQDRVKAVNSGTASAGPSLSKKRAISISDSDSDLLSDKENNTAPNGADIYEAEEEDEDDIDLDDDRLATPKWSCGQLRAKIRKFVATDKVMKVSEFQKAIGVSGKSYYAFMKQHGTWEGAESHSFVNAHRFFMKRELLGLDKKGKGKGKGKGKDEGKEPAKKKSKTEAASLKNAKEAAFAAKYDVSSISLPGEAQGEVAVYDQCDEIRKKIKAVLRDPDMTRAAFCREISKTWPDRAANLKENALQGTTLGSFLSKKGSREGRTSLVFYASYVLFEKLRIRGGKPKTQFREEMEDIWGPRGFDIWTSTSTRYLTTKKMNIYSDEYGQVRVG